The Podospora bellae-mahoneyi strain CBS 112042 chromosome 7, whole genome shotgun sequence genome includes a window with the following:
- the BNI4 gene encoding bud neck involved protein (EggNog:ENOG503NVE2; COG:S) has protein sequence MAALVQGYPQQSGTVTMLQTRPASASGMLPVQSNAQYAQGGAHRNSIHGLPTGVASPVVYRGGSGSVQPYAYTGTPSLNPTTQWQQVRSHRTSSSPAVPTIQTLDYLQPGVARSRYAASNSMTNLPSTASISLTGAGSRDDSTLPSSGTRRAGAQASQMNGTSLSPPIAQAAPRVSPERYRRTALRSSDSAGSGLGKQPQETATAGRPGHTRSASDQKPVMLRTPQLHQMNRPNSYIGSVSGSAIDDMGFVRGQGQEEPRRTRRRSLPALDSAGFSMPLTPPELKQPELPSRPDRPASAKVAEKKNNNPNKAAKAGSNKAGDRNNSSATTDARLGSSDSRSSGRSAGSNNSRASSSSANRSAKTSNPTGNPAPSSSSPSEQTGNSQGYPRLVNIPPRSSSSDAATPKRAVNSSPLSKAMGTETENGVSADAADSAIQEAVKPTTPRVESPAARQLAAINEKGGKPKNKTSRLRRAFSFGSAAEFRKAVHANSEAAENGPGKLQKEQSQEDAYETEQARIAQRQEEAGIGSNIYGGRLFSGSTDNLSISSTASSASIMIRKMGRGMKKGGRSLVGLFRPKSIIGVPAADARMPEAMEATVSMVNVEAERERVNVNADPRTQAGGGTGFPRLERNSIDAANVPTLEADPRSSTGTDSSAARKSIVGGEKERAEVLAAVRKGILKKDRNGFASPSPRGTEPPHASNVTDSPTSSAPSTPNDEQQGHRRTAPVAIGSEDYFVSALRLRQDTKSAPGTPQGSLKRNATFSPRIITFETWPSGEYDRRGDIATCNRLTPMLAQQIKEELNTFKMEMEVHENSKIYTHFF, from the exons CCCACAGGAGTGGCTTCTCCTGTGGTGTACCGTGGCGGCTCAGGGTCTGTCCAACCTTATGCCTACACAGGCACACCCAGCCTTAATCCGACGACACAATGGCAACAGGTCAGGTCACACCGgacatcatcctcgccagcAGTGCCGACTATCCAGACGCTGGACTATCTACAGCCTGGTGTGGCCCGCTCCCGGTACGCGGCCAGCAACTCCATGACAAACTTGCCTAGTACGGCATCCATCAGTTTGACGGGTGCCGGGTCTCGGGATGATTCAACCCTGCCATCATCAGGAACACGCAGAGCCGGTGCGCAGGCATCACAGATGAACGGAACATCGCTGTCGCCACCGATTGCACAGGCGGCGCCGCGGGTGTCACCGGAAAGATACAGGAGAACTGCGTTGCGGTCTTCTGACTCGGCGGGCTCGGGCCTAGGGAAACAGCCCCAGGAAACGGCAACCGCTGGGCGCCCAGGCCACACTCGGAGTGCATCGGATCAAAAGCCTGTGATGCTGCGGACTCCCCAGTTGCACCAGATGAACAGGCCAAACAGCTATATCGGCTCGGTATCTGGGTCGGCGATTGACGACATGGGGTTTGTCCGCGGTCAGGGACAGGAGGAACCCAGAAGAACTCGCAGACGCAGCTTGCCCGCATTGGATTCTGCCGGTTTTTCCATGCCCTTGACCCCGCCCGAGCTTAAGCAGCCGGAACTACCAAGCCGTCCAGATCGACCAGCATCGGCCAAGGTGGCCGAAAAGAAGAATAACAACCCGAACAAAGCTGCCAAAGCTGGAAGCAACAAGGCCGGCGACAGAAACAACAGCAGCGCTACTACTGATGCCCGTCTTGGCAGCTCGGACAGCCGGTCCTCTGGCCGCAGTGCTGGAAGCAACAATTCCAGAGCTTCCTCTTCT TCGGCCAACCGCAGCGCGAAGACTTCCAACCCCACCGGAAACCCcgccccatcttcctcctcgccttctgaGCAGACGGGCAACAGCCAAGGTTATCCCCGGCTGGTCAACATTCCCCCACGAAGTTCATCGTCCGATGCTGCAACTCCGAAGCGTGCCGTCAATTCGTCTCCCCTTTCCAAGGCAATGGGCACGGAGACTGAGAATGGCGTGTCGGCCGATGCCGCCGACAGCGCGATTCAGGAGGCCGTGAAGCCGACCACGCCTCGCGTCGAGAGTCCGGCCGCCAGGCAGCTGGCTGCCATCAAcgagaagggagggaagcCAAAGAACAAGACATCGAGACTTAGGAGAGCCTTCTCCTTTGGCAGCGCGGCAGAGTTCCGGAAAGCGGTACATGCTAACAGCGAAGCCGCCGAGAATGGGCCAGGCAAGCTCCAGAAGGAGCAGAGCCAGGAGGATGCGTACGAGACGGAACAAGCCCGCATCGCCCAGCGACAAGAAGAGGCTGGCATCGGCAGCAACATCTACGGTGGCAGACTCTTCTCGGGATCGACCGATAACCTATCAATCTCATCAACGGCATCCTCGGCTTCGATTATGATTCGGAAGATGGGTCGTGGAATGAAGAAGGGCGGTCGTTCTCTTGTCGGCCTTTTCCGGCCCAAGTCCATCATTGGTGTGCCGGCCGCCGATGCCAGGATGCCCGAGGCCATGGAAGCTACCGTCTCCATGGTCAATGTCGAGGCCGAGCGCGAGCGTGTCAATGTGAACGCCGACCCTCGAACGCAAGCCGGTGGCGGTACCGGCTTCCCCCGTCTCGAGCGAAATTCCATCGACGCCGCCAATGTACCCACACTCGAAGCGGACCCACGATCTAGCACAGGCACAGACAGCTCGGCAGCACGAAAGAGCATTGTTGGCGGTGAGAAGGAACGTGCCGAGGTCTTGGCTGCTGTCCGAAAGGGCATCTTGAAGA AAGACCGCAATGGCTTCGCCAGCCCATCTCCACGCGGTACAGAACCGCCTCATGCTTCTAACGTCACCGATTCCCCTACCTCCAGCGCTCCCAGCACCCCCAATGATGAGCAGCAAGGACACAGACGGACTGCGCCAGTCGCCATTGGCAGTGAGGATTACTTTGTTTCGGCCCTCCGTCTCCGCCAGGACACCAAGAGCGCGCCCGGAACCCCTCAGGGCAGCCTGAAGCGCAACGCCACCTTCAGCCCCCGCATCATCACCTTTGAGACATGGCCGAGCGGGGAGTATGATCGCCGTGGTGACATCGCGACGTGCAACCGCCTGACGCCAATGCTTGCTCAGCAGATCAAGGAAGAGCTGAACACATTCAAGATG gagatggaggttcACGAAAACTCCAAGATTTACACGCATTTCTTCTAA
- the DUS1 gene encoding tRNA dihydrouridine synthase (BUSCO:EOG09262Q6S; COG:J; EggNog:ENOG503NV6J), translated as FFFCFFFVFGGVADLRLQRKFKGRFATTTTTTTEKVNLGREKIVAFFTLGRRLLHAAGGRGGTSQAASSFFFGSRGLYSTMATAPTTDAPAAATGKKLHGREFYESIGSPKYILAPMVDQSEFAWRMLSRSFMPPELQSKLLAYTPMFHARLFSQDAPKPPYNKYRDSHFQCVLPKDPATLWLDGNPLVGDRPLFVQFCANDPQHLLAAALKVAPYCDAVDLNLGCPQGIAKKGHYGSFLQEDQELIYRLINTLHENLPIPVTAKIRILETKEKTLEYAKNVLSAGASILTVHGRRREQKSHLTGVADWEYIRYLRDNLPAETVIFANGNVLEHGDIEECIAATGADGVMSAEGNLSNPAIFAPEPQPGAFEDEFWRGRDGKGGWRVDAVFRRYLDILHKYVKGGEPPARRPLFVPGKGMDTEWMKEEIVIPPKKGSKSEAFGNPNYGALQAHMFHLLRHFVSKHHDVRDALARARLGELEQFEGIYKMVEKKVAEGLIEYEETDGKSMEDPAEEERLKKLVEEMGPAETSATAILRCKRPWWCVQPIIRPLPKEAMARGAIQPGKKDKKRVAEEEANGGEKRVKGDETNGRDAKVVEAVKEELEKQTEFQTSELVSG; from the exons ttttttttttgttttttttttgtttttggaggggttgcgGATTTGCGATTACAACGAAAATTTAAGGGAAGATttgcgacgacgacgacgacgacgacggaaAAGGTGAACttgggaagggaaaaaaTCGTGGCGTTTTTTACTTTGGGAAGAAGGCTCCTCCACGCCgctggtgggagaggtggtaCCTCGCaggctgcttcttctttcttctttggcaGCAGAGGGTTGTACTCGACCATGGCAACGGCTCCGACAACAGATGCCCCAGCGGCGGCGACGGGGAAGAAGTTGCACGGGAGGGAGTTCTACGAGAGTATCGGGTCGCCAAAGTATATCCTCGCGCCAATGGTTGATCAGTCCGAATTT GCCTGGCGTATGCTCTCCCGCTCATTCATGCCCCCCGAGCTGCAGTCAAAACTCCTCGCCTACACCCCCATGTTCCACGCCCGATTGTTCTCCCAAGATGCTCCGAAGCCGCCCTACAACAAATACCGCGACTCGCACTTCCAGTGCGTCCTCCCCAAAGACCCCGCCACCCTCTGGCTCGACGGCAACCCCCTTGTCGGCGACAGGCCGCTGTTTGTACAATTCTGCGCCAACGACCCCCAGCACTTGCTGGCTGCTGCCTTAAAAGTCGCCCCCTACTGCGACGCGGTagacctcaacctcggctGCCCGCAAGGTATCGCCAAAAAGGGGCACTACGGCAGTTTCTTGCAGGAGGATCAGGAGTTGATTTATAGGCTGATCAACACCCTTCACGAGAATCTTCCCATCCCAGTAACGGCCAAGATTAGGATTTTGGAAACAAAGGAGAAGACGCTGGAGTACGCAAAGAATGTGTTGAGTGCCGGGGCGAGTATATTGACTGTTcacgggaggaggagggagcagaAGAGCCATTTGACGGGGGTGGCGGATTGGGAGTATATTCGGTATTTGAGGGATAACCTACCGGCGGAGACGGTCATTTTTGCGAACGGGAATGTTCTGGAGCACGGGGATATCGAGGAGTGTATTGCTGCTACAGGGGCGGATGGGGTTATGTCTGCTGAGGGGAACTTGTCTAACCCGGCGATTTTTGCGCCTGAGCCTCAGCCGGGGGCGTTTGAGGATGAGttctggagggggagggatgggaaggggggatggagggttGATGCTGTTTTTAGACGGTATCTGGATATTTTACACAAGTATGTGAAGGGGGGTGAGCCACCGGCGAGGAGGCCATTGTTTGTACctgggaaggggatggatACGGAGtggatgaaggaggagattgtgaTCCCGCCGAAAAAGGGGTCGAAATCAGAGGCATTCGGTAACCCCAACTATGGTGCCCTTCAGGCGCACATGTTCCACCTCTTACGGCACTTTGTCTCAAAGCACCATGATGTAAGAGATGCATTGGCTAGGGCGAGATTAGGAGAGTTGGAGCAGTTTGAGGGGATATACAAGATggttgagaagaaggttgcGGAGGGACTCATCGAGTACGAGGAGACGGATGGGAAGTCGATGGAGGATCCtgcggaggaagagaggttaaagaagctggtggaggagatgggtcCGGCGGAGACGAGCGCGACGGCGATTTTGAGGTGTAAGAGGCCTTGGTGGTGTGTGCAGCCTATCATTCGGCCGTTGCCCAAGGAGGCGATGGCTAGAGGTGCGATTCagccggggaagaaggataaGAAGCGGGtagcggaggaggaggccaacggcggtgagaagagggtgaagggCGATGAGACAAATGGGAGGGATGCTAAGGTGGTAGAGGCCGTGaaagaggagctggagaagcagaCGGAGTTCCAAACGAGCGAGCTTGTTAGCGGCTGA
- a CDS encoding hypothetical protein (EggNog:ENOG503PAF5) codes for MAMSSSLYEPLHPTEFRLLRLLPRRREKDTRKAGGEKDAAKTKRGKGGNKGRKWRAREGKKVKSAETSELISLKLKTFPISKCPSYQALPYCWGPPEPKQNIRVNKTRQLDIWSELHKALQVFRGLDAIRHPEWIWIDQICINQEDEDEKGVQIGMMGDIYREAELVTIWAGDGDSKMEESLEKMREFAFAIARCPPMRTQGFVVLGMYSRHLEDYEALFQRQWFTRTWTLQEVLLARSARLVCGRSIKSWDEPATVYLRCPEECQSSIGVARRASLGYGALKPFDTLVRCQERNDSRRYDLEVVTLVRQRDCTKPRDRVYGILGLVNPEIRTQITIDTTLHHCTAVKDFAKAFLKHHGPDLFILVPGRVDAEQESESESQSDTNLPSWVPDLTLPPLMTCTWSRHEAGRRFSWLTPEHPLFNDDDTAIQVAGIHMATIKQVYPSVDIEALAPQLDADHRLMERLGFQGPSFTSIDPARARQDIRTLIQRTHSHFGYNATRHLGRADFIRTLMGGHLYPEWLGENLDHRQQFSQLLTALGSSSRGTSDNGLANGPANVFLTSMAEAWKGACLVTTTVPGRDGVSAGIAP; via the exons ATGGCcatgtcctcctccctctacGAACCCCTTCATCCCACCGAGTTCAGGCTTCTCAGGCTGTTACCACGCCGTAGGGAGAAAGACACAAGAAAAgcgggaggagagaaggatgCAGCCAAAACgaaaagaggaaaagggggtaaTAAGGGAAGAAAGTGGAGAGCCAgggagggcaagaaggtcaagagTGCGGAAACCAGTGAGCTGATCTCCCTCAAACTAAAGACATTCCCGATCAGCAAGTGCCCAAGTTACCAAGCCCTTCCATACTGCTGGGGACCACCTGAGCCGAAACAGAATATACGAGTAAACAAGACTCGCCAGTTGGACATTTGGTCAGAACTTCACAAGGCTCTTCAAGTGTTCAGAGGCTTGGATGCCATCCGGCACCCTGAATGGATCTGGATCGATCAGATATGCATCAATcaggaagacgaggacgagaaagGTGTCCAGATTGGAATGATGGGTGACATCTATAGAGAGGCGGAACTCGTCACCATCTGggccggtgacggtgacTCGAAGATGGAAGAGAGCCTGGAGAAGATGAGGGAGTTCGCATTTGCGATAGCGCGGTGTCCGCCTATGAGAACACAGGGTTTCGTGGTGTTGGGTATGTACAGCCGCCACTTGGAAGACTATGAAGCCCTCTTTCAACGCCAGTGGTTTACCCGCACATGGACACTACAAGAGGTTCTCTTGGCCAGGAGTGCACGGCTGGTTTGCGGTCGTTCCATCAAAAGCTGGGATGAACCAGCCACCGTGTACTTGCGCTGTCCAGAAGAGTGCCAAAGCAGCATAGGTGTGGCTAGAAGAGCAAGCCTTGGATATGGGGCCCTAAAGCCTTTTG ATACTCTTGTTCGCTGCCAGGAGCGGAATGATTCTCGTCGCTACGATCTCGAGGTGGTCACTCTTGTTCGGCAACGGGATTGCACCAAGCCTAGGGACAGAGTGTATGGAATACTCGGGCTTGTCAATCCGGAAATCCGGACGCAAATTACTATCGACACCACACTTCATCATTGCACGGCAGTCAAAGACTTCGCCAAGGCCTTCCTCAAGCATCATGGGCCTGATCTTTTCATCCTCGTTCCTGGACGGGTTGATGCTGAGCAAGAGTCAGAGTCAGAATCTCAAAGTGACACAAATCTACCATCCTGGGTCCCCGATCTAACCCTGCCTCCCCTCATGACATGTACTTGGTCTCGTCACGAAGCCGGGAGACGCTTCTCATGGCTGACGCCGGAACACCCACTGTTCAACGATGATGATACTGCGATTCAAGTCGCTGGAATACACATGGCCACCATCAAGCAAGTTTACCCAAGCGTCGATATCGAGGCCTTGGCGCCCCAGCTGGATGCAGACCACAGGTTGATGGAGAGATTGGGATTCCAGGGGCCTTCTTTCACTTCTATTGATCCTGCCAGAGCACGCCAAGACATTCGTACTTTGATACAGCGGACACACTCGCATTTTGGATACAATGCAACCCGTCATCTCGGCCGTGCCGATTTCATTCGCACTTTGATGGGCGGGCACTTGTACCCCGAGTGGCTCGGCGAAAACCTCGACCACCGACAACAATTTTCTCAGTTATTAACCGCACTTGGGTCATCATCTAGGGGCACTTCCGACAATGGTCTAGCCAATGGCCCGGCCAATGTATTTTTGACCTCCATGGCCGAGGCCTGGAAGGGCGCTTGTTTGGTTACTACTACCGTACCGGGACGTGATGGTGTATCGGCGGGGATTGCGCCATGA